One genomic region from Artemia franciscana chromosome 17, ASM3288406v1, whole genome shotgun sequence encodes:
- the LOC136037555 gene encoding uncharacterized protein LOC136037555: MNCDGFKFISNNREKRQGGGVGLFVWDDIPFVVKKQLSKHDQEMTFESICIECVIDNRKVLVCVVYRSPSASLQEFLRIYECFIEDVTNLNSEQVLVMGDFNINLLLAQTNRPGISNHLHEKSLEFLCMNLSKSLLPSCRSATRVTEDTATLIDNIFSTIPVTLSHIIFTDVSDHCVVVADVGINHRPKFSEFKQTRKIDKEGMDKLRNLLYLNEWTAILECECPEISTALFLKYFRECLDEACPLRRIKIKKYTLPKKPWISRGLLNSISIKNKLFKISVSFPSTKNKEEFKKYKNVLTQLIRKAKARYFEKSFVEARGDQKHTWRLINSLLGRSQKSSFPNEMLRGDGTFSSDKQEIVNLLNAHFVSIGEKTANASHVSPNNNNNDLFKDHMSPPSDKSMLLSPVTEIELKQIISKMKNGSSEALDGSSTNLVKEIFPVISPVLSHIINLIFVTATGVSSIDTQFADDTAATVSGKSREELVVNLTSAYDRLSTWLSDNRLLLNRKKTKFIVYSRTGHKFPDIESVSISANEPESVIERVVLIRYLGVVFDENLSWKEQINQALVYYSEHTQ; encoded by the exons ATGAATTGTGATGggtttaaatttatatctaataatagAGAAAAAAGACAGGGTGGCGGAGTTGGACTTTTTGTTTGGGATGATATTCCATTTGTTGTGAAGAAGCAACTATCTAAGCATGACCAAGAGATGACCTTTGAGAGCATTTGCATTGAGTGTGTGATTGATAATAGGAAAGTTCTTGTTTGTGTTGTTTATCGATCACCATCGGCTTCGTTACAAGAGTTTTTGCGAATTTATGAATGCTTCATTGAAGATGTGACTAATTTGAATTCTGAGCAAGTTCtggtaatgggtgattttaatattaatttattgttagctcagacaaatagaccgggaatttctaatcatttgcatGAAAAATCGCTTGAGTTTCTGTGCATGAACCTATCAAAATCACTTTTACCATCATGCAGGTCTGCGACCCGGGTTACGGAAGATACGGCtactctcattgataatattttttctactatcCCCGTTACTCTTTCGCATATTATATTTAcagatgtttctgaccattgtGTGGTAGTTGCGGATGTTGGAATTAATCACAGACCAAAATTTTCGGAATTTAAACAAACtcgaaaaattgataaagaaggaatggataaattgaggaaccttttgtatttaaatgaatGGACTGCAATTCTAGAATGTGAATGTCCTGAGATTTCTACggctctgtttttaaaatatttccgtGAGTGCTTGGATGAAGCATGTCCATTGAgacgcattaaaataaaaaaatatacactccCTAAAAAACCATGGATCTCACGCGGGCTTCTAaactctatttcaataaaaaataagctatttaaaatatctgtgTCATTCCcatctactaaaaataaagaagagtttaaaaagtataaaaatgtcctgacacagttaattcggaaagcaaaagctagatattttgaaaaatcatttgtagaaGCTCGTGGGGATCAAAAACATACTTGGAGACTTATTAACTCTCTGTTGGGAAGGtctcaaaaatcttcatttccgaATGAAATGTTACGTGGTgatggtactttttcttccgataagcaggaaatagtgaacttgctcaatgctcattttgtaagcatcggtgaaaaaacagctaatgcatctcatgtttctccaaataataataataatgatttatttaaagatcaCATGTCCCCTCCCTCTGATAAAAGCATGCTCCTTTCCCCGGTTactgaaattgaactaaaacagaTCATATCTAAAATGAAGAACGGTTCATCTGAAGCCCTTGATGGATCTTCTACTAATTTGGTCAAAGAAATATTTCCAGTTATATCACCAGTTTTATCCCACattattaatcttatatttgtaactg CTACTGGAGTTTCTTCTATAGACACTCAGTTTGCTGACGACACTGCAGCAACCGTTTCTGGTAAATCTCGTGAAGAGCTAGTGGTCAATTTAACATCCGCATATGATAGATTGTCTACTTGGCTCTCTGATAATAGACTACTTCTGAATAGAAAGAAGACTAAGTTTATTGTTTACAGCAGGACGGGTCACAAGTTTCCAGATATAGAATCAGTTTCCATTTCGGCGAATGAACCTGAGTCTGTTATTGAAAGGGTTGTATTGATAAGATATTTAGGAGTTGTGTTTgacgagaatttgtcatggaaagagcaaattaatcag gcacttgtgtattattcagaacacactcaataa